Sequence from the Longimicrobium sp. genome:
CCGGCGGGGGCGCCGCTCGTCCGGGAGGACACCCGGACGGCGCAGAATGTAACACATTTTGCGCCAGCAGGCAAACCTTTCGTGGTAACGCCGGAGTAACGGGAGAAAGTGCGTGATCGGCCGAGCGGGGAAGTGCCTAAGTGATTGTGGCGCAAATGCTTGAATTATCCGGTACTACAGACGTTTTCGGCGTTTTCGGAGCGGTTGCGGGGGAGGGCCGGCACACCCGCGAGTCGCCCGGCCCGGGTGTCTGCGTAGCAGCGGTGGCGCATCCGTTGCGCTGGCGCGACTGCGTGCTTCCCCGCAACCCGGACGGCCGATGAAGCTGCATCTCCTCCAGGCCACGCAGAACCTTCCCGTCTCGCTGTCCGAGGCGTGGGACTTCTTCTCCGACGCGCGCAACCTGGCGCGCATCACGCCGCCGTCGATGGGCTTCGAGGTGACCTCGGCGCTGCCCGGGCGGATGTACGCAGGGATGCTCATCACCTACCGCATCCGGCCGCTGCTGGGCCTGCCGGTGAGCTGGGTGACGGAGATCACGCACGTGGACGAGCCGCACCGCTTCGTCGACGAGCAGCGGTTCGGGCCGTACCGTTTCTGGCATCACCAGCACCTGTTCCGCGAAGTCGCCGGCGGCGTGGAGATGCGCGACCTCGTGCACTACGCGCTCCCCCCCGGCGGCGGCGCCGTCCGCCGCTTCCTCGTCGCCCCGCGCCTCGAGGAGATCTTCGCCTTCCGCCGCCAGGCGCTCGAGCGGCTGCTCGGCCCCTGGCCGGGATGATGGTCGATCGCCGCCAGGCCCCGTCGGCCGGTCCGGCTCGGACACAGATCACGGCCCGTATCCCAATCAACGCGAAAAAACAGCCTGTCGTTCCGAGGGCGACCACACCGAAGCCGAGTCCGCACCGTAGGTTGCGAGCCCGAGGAATCTGTAGCCGGCGTTCGAGCCACAGCCCGGCATTCGCGCGGAAGCCGGCCAAAGATTCCCCGGG
This genomic interval carries:
- a CDS encoding SRPBCC family protein — its product is MKLHLLQATQNLPVSLSEAWDFFSDARNLARITPPSMGFEVTSALPGRMYAGMLITYRIRPLLGLPVSWVTEITHVDEPHRFVDEQRFGPYRFWHHQHLFREVAGGVEMRDLVHYALPPGGGAVRRFLVAPRLEEIFAFRRQALERLLGPWPG